One window of Chryseobacterium indologenes genomic DNA carries:
- a CDS encoding IS3 family transposase (programmed frameshift), with amino-acid sequence MKKSKFTESQIVFALKQSETGVKVQEICRKMGISEATYYNWKKKYGGLGISELRRLRQLEEENSQLKKLVADLSLDKQILQDVLKKKVLKPAQKRGLASEIHDNYKVSLRRSCDLVILQRTVYYYQSHRRDDTALRMRLVELSQIRVRYGIQRLQVLLRREGWKDNHKRVYRIYCEEGLNLRRKKNKRIKSARNRKPTDGTSSSLHECWSMDFMSDALFDGKRFRLFTLVDNYSRKCLAIEAGISIKGENVTEILKNITFEEKVFPERIKIDNGPEFISKELDRWAYEKNVELEFSRPGKPTDNAFIESFNGSLRDECLSVNWFLSLQDAQEKLNAWKLDYNDYRPHSSLGNLTPNEFIEMQSKKQISLF; translated from the exons ATGAAAAAGAGCAAATTCACGGAGAGCCAGATTGTCTTCGCCTTAAAGCAATCTGAGACAGGGGTCAAGGTTCAGGAAATCTGTCGTAAAATGGGCATCAGTGAGGCAACCTATTACAATTGGAAAAAGAAATATGGGGGATTGGGTATTTCTGAGCTTCGGAGGTTACGACAGTTGGAAGAAGAAAATAGCCAGCTTAAGAAACTGGTTGCCGATTTAAGTTTGGATAAGCAAATTCTACAGGATGTTTTGAAAA AAAAAGTTCTGAAGCCAGCTCAAAAACGTGGGTTGGCTTCAGAAATACATGATAATTATAAGGTATCATTAAGAAGAAGCTGTGATTTGGTAATTCTGCAACGAACGGTTTATTACTATCAATCTCACCGTAGGGATGATACGGCCCTTAGAATGCGGCTGGTGGAGCTTTCACAAATTCGTGTCCGTTATGGCATTCAACGCTTGCAAGTTCTTCTCAGGCGTGAGGGTTGGAAAGATAATCATAAACGAGTGTATCGGATTTATTGTGAGGAAGGCTTGAATCTGCGTAGAAAGAAGAACAAGAGAATAAAATCCGCAAGAAACAGAAAGCCTACGGATGGTACATCCTCCAGTTTACACGAATGCTGGAGCATGGATTTCATGAGCGATGCCTTGTTTGATGGGAAGAGATTTAGGCTTTTCACTTTAGTTGATAATTATAGTAGAAAATGCTTGGCCATTGAGGCGGGAATTTCCATCAAGGGAGAAAACGTCACAGAAATATTAAAAAACATTACCTTTGAAGAGAAGGTTTTTCCCGAGCGTATCAAAATAGATAATGGTCCTGAATTTATCAGCAAGGAATTGGATAGATGGGCTTATGAAAAGAATGTAGAATTGGAATTCTCCAGACCTGGAAAACCTACTGATAATGCATTTATAGAGAGCTTTAACGGTTCATTGAGGGATGAGTGTCTAAGCGTAAATTGGTTTTTGTCGCTTCAGGATGCACAGGAAAAATTAAATGCATGGAAGTTGGATTATAATGATTACAGACCGCATAGCTCATTAGGAAATCTAACCCCGAATGAGTTCATCGAAATGCAATCAAAAAAGCAAATTTCTCTATTTTAG
- a CDS encoding Crp/Fnr family transcriptional regulator — MTDAFKNYLSSTGALLADEINFSAQFFKPIHLKKGDFFIREDEICRHIGFIASGAVKAYATNKEGKENITCFKFENEFATSFPEFMAQEKSRRSIRTVEDSIIYRISYPDYQLLLGQVAALNGIIKSVMEQEYNQKERYMLNYNNKSAVEKYRHVLSSEPMLILRIATQDLASYLGITQRSLTRAKGQFHRPGIL; from the coding sequence ATGACTGACGCATTTAAAAATTACTTATCCTCAACAGGAGCATTGTTGGCTGATGAAATCAACTTTTCTGCACAGTTCTTCAAACCGATTCACTTGAAGAAAGGTGATTTCTTTATTCGTGAGGATGAAATCTGCCGTCATATTGGATTTATCGCCAGTGGTGCTGTAAAAGCATATGCTACTAATAAAGAAGGGAAGGAAAATATAACCTGCTTTAAGTTTGAAAATGAATTTGCCACCTCATTTCCCGAATTTATGGCGCAGGAAAAATCCAGAAGGAGTATCAGGACTGTAGAAGATAGCATAATCTATAGGATAAGCTATCCGGACTATCAGCTCCTTCTTGGTCAGGTAGCTGCTTTGAATGGAATTATAAAATCGGTGATGGAGCAGGAGTATAACCAAAAGGAACGTTATATGCTGAATTATAATAATAAGTCGGCTGTGGAAAAATACCGTCATGTCTTATCCAGTGAACCGATGCTCATCCTGCGCATAGCAACACAGGATCTGGCATCGTACCTGGGCATCACGCAGCGATCTCTTACACGAGCGAAGGGACAGTTCCACAGACCCGGCATATTATAG
- a CDS encoding tail fiber domain-containing protein — MKKATLFFILSSTVLYSQAGNIGINTTAPGSSLTVNGSLAAKYNAITSAAYTMTSSDFHISYNGTANAVFTLPTAISGDGNFKGRMYTIKNNTAFTITVNPAATETINGNASATIGPNQSLQLISTGLTGAASTWELSGSNSAVATNVTASNGLTTVGNDVRLGGTLLQNTAIDYADKALYFRSNVDGFGLTAISNSNPGTNAAALLQFTNNTGSSLNMFLNSSTKTTDGGANASTINSVGGPLTVAGNNNVAQFRLSQLGGGDYLYNNDRKLNFNGDGDITAFGTAGNAVNAYNGLLTLKGNSSIASFSKVTLGSTGLRYYFADDSTVDKSVLDINGYGDIYMKRSDGSGNIISSQYGHLDLSGFNGNTPNAPTQIYLGIDGLKYSYSGFTKTTINGIGDIKTAGDVQGQTLSSISHAYVGNNLSVSGSAYVTGTVTASGTVLTSDMRLKTQVKEIGYGLSTIMALQPKQYELSADTQIKDGKPAVNPALKSQHRLGFLAQNLYKIVPEAVYKPKDDSKEAWGVDYTALVPALTKAIQEQEAEIEQQRNKINKLELEMEGIKKKLGL, encoded by the coding sequence ATGAAAAAAGCAACTTTATTTTTTATTTTGAGTAGTACGGTTCTCTATTCACAAGCTGGAAATATTGGAATAAATACTACGGCACCTGGCTCCAGCCTGACTGTCAATGGTTCTTTGGCAGCGAAATACAACGCCATTACATCTGCAGCGTATACAATGACTTCTTCAGATTTTCATATTTCGTATAATGGGACAGCAAATGCTGTATTTACATTACCAACTGCTATTTCGGGAGATGGTAACTTTAAGGGTCGTATGTATACCATTAAAAATAATACGGCTTTTACCATTACGGTAAATCCTGCAGCTACAGAAACCATTAATGGTAATGCCAGTGCTACCATAGGCCCTAACCAAAGCTTACAGTTAATCAGCACAGGTCTTACAGGAGCTGCTTCCACATGGGAATTATCAGGAAGCAATTCTGCGGTGGCAACTAATGTAACGGCAAGCAACGGACTTACCACTGTAGGTAATGATGTGAGACTTGGCGGTACACTTTTGCAGAATACAGCAATTGACTATGCGGATAAGGCCTTATATTTCAGAAGCAATGTTGATGGATTCGGGCTTACAGCAATCAGTAATAGCAATCCGGGAACAAATGCTGCTGCACTTTTGCAGTTTACCAATAATACCGGCAGTTCTCTGAACATGTTTCTAAACTCTTCTACAAAAACTACAGACGGTGGTGCCAATGCATCAACAATCAATAGTGTGGGAGGGCCTCTAACTGTGGCTGGTAATAATAATGTGGCACAGTTCAGGCTAAGCCAGTTAGGCGGTGGTGATTATCTTTATAACAATGATAGAAAGCTTAATTTCAACGGAGACGGCGATATTACAGCCTTTGGTACTGCAGGAAATGCTGTTAATGCTTATAATGGCCTTCTTACTTTAAAAGGAAACAGCAGTATTGCGTCATTTTCTAAGGTAACACTGGGCAGTACCGGTCTTAGATATTATTTTGCTGATGATAGTACAGTGGATAAGAGTGTGCTTGACATCAATGGATACGGGGATATATACATGAAGAGATCTGATGGTTCTGGAAATATAATATCGTCTCAATATGGGCATCTTGACTTAAGTGGATTTAATGGTAATACGCCCAATGCTCCTACTCAGATTTATCTTGGTATAGATGGCCTTAAATATAGTTATAGTGGTTTTACAAAAACTACGATTAATGGGATTGGAGATATAAAAACAGCAGGAGATGTGCAAGGACAAACATTATCTTCAATATCACATGCTTATGTAGGAAATAATCTAAGTGTAAGTGGAAGTGCTTATGTAACAGGAACTGTCACTGCAAGTGGAACTGTACTTACTTCAGATATGCGTTTGAAAACTCAGGTTAAAGAAATAGGATATGGTCTTAGTACCATTATGGCATTACAGCCAAAACAATATGAGTTGTCTGCCGATACCCAGATTAAAGATGGGAAACCTGCTGTAAATCCTGCTTTGAAGTCACAGCATAGGCTGGGTTTCCTTGCACAAAATCTTTATAAAATAGTTCCTGAAGCAGTCTATAAACCAAAAGATGATTCAAAAGAAGCCTGGGGTGTTGATTATACAGCACTTGTTCCAGCACTTACAAAGGCAATTCAGGAACAGGAGGCAGAGATAGAACAGCAAAGGAATAAAATTAATAAGTTGGAACTTGAAATGGAGGGTATTAAGAAAAAGCTGGGCTTGTAA
- a CDS encoding alpha/beta hydrolase family protein has protein sequence MKTESFETICEDGVKLKGILFIPDTSKAVIQFNCGTATKKEIYLSFLTYLAENDFLCCLWDYRGSGDSSSGNLKTCEFTFSDYGVKDMPAIKDFLNKKFPDLPFMIVGHSAGGQQIGFMKNLDNVKGMINFAVSAGYYHNMPFSYRMKAYFYFYIFAPLSVLMTGYVKAKTFGLMENLPKNVVYEWGKWLEKKDYFFDPKFYGKTVPVGHFKNYTFPIHLYWTVDDTISSEKNTESYWQHIKSKEEISFTKLVPSELGLKKIDHFGFFKRNMKDKLWENVVSKLNSFL, from the coding sequence ATGAAAACGGAAAGCTTTGAAACAATATGTGAAGACGGTGTAAAACTCAAGGGAATCCTTTTCATCCCGGATACTTCTAAAGCTGTCATTCAATTTAATTGTGGCACTGCAACAAAAAAGGAAATTTATTTATCTTTTCTTACCTATCTCGCTGAAAATGACTTCCTGTGCTGCCTTTGGGATTACAGAGGAAGCGGAGATTCTTCTTCTGGAAATTTAAAAACATGTGAATTTACATTTTCAGATTATGGAGTAAAAGACATGCCTGCTATCAAAGATTTTCTGAACAAAAAGTTCCCTGATCTTCCATTTATGATTGTGGGGCACAGTGCAGGAGGACAACAAATCGGATTTATGAAAAATCTGGATAATGTAAAAGGAATGATCAATTTTGCAGTATCAGCCGGCTACTACCACAATATGCCATTTTCTTACAGAATGAAAGCCTACTTTTATTTCTACATTTTTGCTCCCCTCAGTGTTTTAATGACCGGATATGTAAAAGCTAAAACCTTTGGATTAATGGAAAATCTTCCTAAAAATGTGGTATATGAATGGGGTAAATGGCTCGAGAAGAAAGATTATTTTTTCGATCCGAAATTCTATGGTAAGACTGTCCCCGTTGGGCATTTCAAGAATTACACATTCCCTATTCATCTGTACTGGACTGTAGATGATACAATATCAAGCGAGAAAAATACTGAATCTTACTGGCAGCATATTAAAAGTAAGGAAGAAATATCTTTTACAAAATTGGTTCCTTCAGAACTAGGGTTGAAAAAGATTGATCACTTTGGTTTTTTCAAAAGAAATATGAAAGATAAGCTTTGGGAGAATGTAGTCAGTAAATTAAATAGTTTTCTTTAA
- a CDS encoding response regulator transcription factor, translated as MEGKILIADDHTVVRLGVKAILKAEYPDIEIDLVSDFDAAKKYLQACKYSLVLLDINMKGSTYTNMISELKQIQKDVKILIFTTYDKEVAIQYIRKGAEGYLNKLSTEDELKNAIVTILRTGYYYPSDLIHLIAESSQKKTNTMNLSPREFEIFKLLANGNGNLEISNMLGIQITTISTFKKKIFLKLGVKNIVELSKIYQNIH; from the coding sequence ATGGAAGGAAAAATACTAATTGCTGATGACCATACTGTAGTAAGACTAGGTGTAAAGGCCATATTAAAGGCAGAATACCCTGATATAGAAATAGATTTGGTATCAGATTTTGACGCAGCAAAGAAATATTTACAAGCCTGTAAGTATTCTTTAGTGCTTTTGGATATTAATATGAAAGGCAGCACGTATACCAATATGATTTCAGAGCTTAAACAAATTCAGAAAGATGTCAAAATATTAATATTTACAACCTATGATAAGGAAGTTGCTATCCAGTATATTCGTAAAGGAGCGGAAGGCTATTTAAATAAACTATCTACCGAGGATGAGTTGAAGAATGCAATCGTAACGATTTTGCGAACAGGATATTATTACCCATCAGATTTAATTCATTTAATAGCTGAAAGTTCTCAAAAGAAAACAAATACAATGAATCTTAGTCCCAGGGAGTTTGAGATTTTTAAACTTCTGGCAAATGGCAATGGTAATTTGGAGATCTCCAATATGTTAGGCATTCAAATAACCACTATCAGCACTTTTAAAAAGAAGATTTTCTTAAAATTAGGAGTTAAAAATATTGTTGAACTTTCAAAAATATACCAAAATATTCATTAG
- the modB gene encoding molybdate ABC transporter permease subunit, translated as MLDQDFVYTLLLTGKLALVTTTILVIIGIPVAYWITHTRFKLKFIVEALICMPMVLPPTVMGYYLLVAFSPDNAFGHFLEQYFDVRLAFSFNGIVIASIIANLPFMIQPLQNGFSSLPDELRQASYTMGKSQIVTLIKVLLPNIKASVITGIALTFAHCIGEFGIVIMVGGNIPKETRIASVAIYDQVQALNFEAANRYAFVLFILSFLTLMLIYSINRKVNLTTFR; from the coding sequence ATGCTGGATCAGGATTTTGTTTATACCTTACTTCTTACCGGAAAATTGGCATTGGTGACCACTACTATTCTGGTTATCATTGGAATTCCTGTAGCTTACTGGATTACCCATACACGATTTAAACTGAAATTTATCGTAGAAGCGCTCATTTGTATGCCTATGGTTCTGCCGCCAACGGTGATGGGGTATTACCTTTTGGTGGCCTTCAGTCCGGATAACGCTTTTGGGCATTTTTTAGAGCAATATTTTGATGTCAGGCTTGCTTTTTCATTTAACGGAATTGTTATTGCAAGTATTATCGCCAACTTACCTTTTATGATTCAGCCTCTTCAGAACGGTTTCTCTTCATTGCCCGATGAGTTGAGGCAGGCTTCCTATACAATGGGCAAATCCCAAATAGTTACCCTGATTAAAGTTCTTCTTCCCAACATAAAAGCTTCCGTGATTACCGGAATTGCTCTTACATTTGCACACTGTATCGGGGAATTTGGTATCGTCATTATGGTGGGTGGAAATATTCCTAAGGAAACCAGAATTGCATCCGTTGCAATATATGATCAGGTTCAGGCTCTCAATTTTGAAGCGGCCAACCGATATGCATTTGTACTTTTTATTCTTTCATTTCTTACCTTAATGCTGATTTATAGTATCAACCGTAAAGTTAATTTGACAACATTCCGATGA
- a CDS encoding MBL fold metallo-hydrolase, translating to MLRQIAPEVFQIPLMPRNSINCYIIEGVLVDSGIRSSYAMIKKTLQKIPVYQHVLTHAHADHQGCSDQICAEFGISLLCHPNEVFRTETGMVTSDYPTPQHWVAKLQQKYWAGQGHQVEQTIVENDKIGNFRVIETPGHSVGHISLFREQDGVLIIGDAATNMNLLTTATGLRLPPDIFTSDQQRNIKSLQKLAELNPAIICFGHGPVLHNKDRKFEQFVAKCSTAV from the coding sequence ATGTTACGTCAAATTGCTCCCGAGGTGTTCCAGATTCCACTAATGCCAAGAAACAGTATCAACTGCTATATTATCGAAGGTGTATTGGTAGACTCCGGAATACGGAGCTCATATGCAATGATAAAGAAAACTCTTCAGAAAATTCCCGTTTATCAACATGTACTGACACATGCCCATGCAGATCATCAGGGATGTAGCGATCAGATATGTGCTGAGTTCGGGATATCATTACTCTGTCACCCCAATGAAGTTTTCAGGACTGAAACAGGTATGGTAACAAGTGACTATCCAACTCCGCAGCATTGGGTAGCAAAGCTTCAACAAAAATACTGGGCAGGCCAGGGGCATCAAGTTGAGCAGACAATTGTTGAAAACGATAAGATCGGAAACTTTCGGGTAATAGAAACACCCGGACATTCGGTAGGTCATATTTCTTTATTCCGTGAACAGGATGGTGTACTGATCATCGGGGATGCGGCGACAAATATGAATCTGCTTACGACAGCGACCGGGTTGCGACTTCCGCCGGATATATTCACCTCGGATCAGCAGCGCAATATCAAATCGCTCCAGAAATTGGCAGAATTGAATCCGGCTATTATCTGCTTTGGCCACGGACCTGTTCTACACAATAAAGATCGGAAATTTGAGCAATTTGTGGCTAAATGCAGTACGGCTGTTTAA
- the modA gene encoding molybdate ABC transporter substrate-binding protein gives MNKLAQLKLVLSIFLISFVIFSCKKKQSDSKNNLEGSVISVAAAANLRGVLEELKDVYIKENADRKVEISYASSGLLVQQIINGAPFDLFLSADSSFPEKLKSTHKGFGNSSVYTYGRITLWSSNSDVSEGLKVVLNPKVKKIAIANPKLAPYGKNAVEALKKSGLFTIIEHKIVWAENINQAAQFASSGNADIAFVALSNAIGKEMTGKGKFYELSAQESSPIPQSGIVLKGKKTTEAQLFFDFIKSEKSKRIWKKYGYQSEIEF, from the coding sequence ATGAATAAATTGGCTCAGTTAAAACTGGTATTAAGTATATTTTTAATTTCATTTGTAATTTTCAGTTGCAAAAAAAAACAATCAGACAGTAAGAACAACCTTGAAGGTTCTGTGATTTCTGTTGCCGCTGCAGCCAATCTCAGAGGTGTTTTAGAAGAGTTAAAGGATGTTTACATAAAAGAAAACGCCGATAGAAAAGTTGAAATTAGCTACGCATCTTCAGGATTGCTGGTTCAGCAAATAATAAACGGAGCTCCTTTCGATCTGTTTCTTTCAGCAGACTCTTCATTTCCTGAAAAGCTTAAAAGTACTCATAAAGGTTTCGGTAATTCTTCAGTTTACACCTACGGAAGAATTACTCTGTGGAGCTCAAATTCAGACGTTTCTGAAGGTTTGAAAGTTGTATTAAATCCAAAAGTTAAAAAAATAGCCATTGCTAACCCGAAATTGGCTCCTTACGGGAAAAACGCTGTCGAAGCATTGAAAAAATCGGGTTTATTTACGATCATTGAACACAAAATTGTCTGGGCAGAAAATATCAATCAGGCAGCACAATTTGCCTCTTCCGGCAATGCTGATATTGCTTTTGTAGCACTTTCCAATGCGATAGGCAAAGAAATGACAGGAAAAGGAAAATTTTATGAACTTTCAGCACAGGAATCATCTCCAATTCCTCAAAGCGGTATTGTTCTGAAAGGGAAAAAAACAACGGAAGCACAGCTTTTTTTCGATTTTATTAAAAGTGAAAAATCAAAAAGAATCTGGAAAAAATACGGTTACCAATCTGAAATTGAATTCTAA
- a CDS encoding ATP-binding cassette domain-containing protein, whose protein sequence is MIEINIKHQIFTSSGNQFLEINEQFEEGSIVHVSGDSGIGKTTFFKIISGLTAPDYGFIKINNTVLSDTENRIFLSPQKRDISLMFQHYALFPNMTVKKNIEFAQKKRNDENINHLVKIFNLENLKNTVPSKLSGGQQQRVALARTLVQNATVALLDEPFSAVDPAMRKVMKDEIVKTSINQGFTFFVISHNDNEFEDYPHKKLVIG, encoded by the coding sequence ATGATTGAGATTAATATAAAACACCAGATTTTTACCTCCTCGGGAAATCAGTTTCTTGAGATCAATGAACAGTTTGAAGAGGGGAGTATTGTTCATGTTTCCGGAGATTCGGGCATTGGGAAAACCACTTTTTTTAAAATTATATCAGGTTTAACAGCTCCGGATTACGGGTTCATTAAAATAAATAATACAGTTCTATCGGATACAGAAAATAGAATCTTTTTATCACCTCAAAAGCGTGATATCTCATTGATGTTTCAACATTATGCTTTGTTTCCCAACATGACTGTGAAAAAAAATATTGAATTTGCCCAGAAAAAGAGAAACGATGAGAACATTAATCACCTTGTAAAAATATTTAATCTTGAAAATCTGAAAAATACAGTTCCTTCCAAGCTTTCCGGCGGTCAGCAGCAAAGAGTTGCGTTGGCAAGAACATTGGTTCAGAATGCCACGGTTGCTCTCTTAGACGAACCCTTTTCAGCTGTTGATCCTGCAATGAGAAAGGTAATGAAAGATGAAATTGTGAAAACCTCTATCAATCAGGGATTCACTTTTTTTGTGATCAGCCATAACGACAATGAGTTTGAAGATTATCCTCATAAAAAATTGGTTATCGGATAA
- a CDS encoding ATP-binding protein → MKHWLLVFLFVTLHIQGQNISSWFTMDNGLPQNSIKDIVKDKYGFIWLSTDNGIVRYDGAYFLTFDKLAVRDFHFGAFYGNIRNDSIVAFNNYEESTILINKRSPLIIKKRNKENTGVVFYQSDNKQMARTTSTELDAATNYLIRTKFGVYNINHHNIVYTDKATQEKKSFSLAKAKKYNFFLYNDILCITDPSNTETHYIFRGKDFISKKPSILNDPQTKIYWQQLTGQVFLVNNDHIYSITGSENNLELKFKLLTRYDKFGNYRFGCIYYDDKFQRLYLGSSVKGLNILQLTQFHTARKNIPFIDDVSSSSLPFSSNTIIDAHGYEYNRDGMLKAHRFGSNDKYFMFYDPKGNILYKHDNVIFRRYRSSEYKVADSISFSGTALNGIFSSGNLFGISKTDYANSFLHVFNNSALKRPNDIFKFKGVVNSFLKYGADGLLVGSTHGLYYVSLREKKIILLKNLNVKSIFTTKDGNTWITTNKEGFFLFKNSHLIKMPLDQQQYLASAHFIVDDPFGFYWISSNNGLFKVQKKQLIQASAKKSSKVFYYRFTKNDGLLTNEFNGGSMPNAYSLQNNEVIFPSMEGFVFFDPQKVRSYYPDSDKIFIERARINNRIVYFKNHLLLENDYNSADIFIDLPYFADSSNLSVEAKIENQDQNWQKIDLKDQRKFTIKTFDPGEYTLKIRILTTPDGNYKYHIITFKIKPLFYQTKVFKAGMLVILLIIIVLIVRILTQFIRRRNKVLKTKVSNISMELQETSQHLENVKNHMLKESEYQKKFVDAINHDITTPVKFIAMLAQKLNEEEDLKIQKEYFEGIHQTSEELYKFTLNLKEYNNLYTAEIYTLEEFPIHEIFESKQKLFNEIAKLKNNHIEIQNKNTITCTINKSIIACIVHNLIDNAVKYSSESMISLNAKETADKITIKIEDEGIGMSHEQLSYYNELSRNNDDAAIQFKRYGLGLHMVINLIKKINAEIEFRKNTPSGTIIEINIYNQNR, encoded by the coding sequence ATGAAGCATTGGCTATTAGTTTTCTTATTCGTTACCCTCCATATCCAAGGACAGAACATTTCATCCTGGTTTACTATGGATAATGGTCTTCCCCAAAATAGTATTAAAGATATCGTTAAAGACAAATATGGTTTTATATGGCTTTCTACAGATAACGGAATAGTTAGATATGATGGAGCATACTTTTTAACGTTTGATAAACTGGCGGTCAGAGATTTTCATTTTGGAGCTTTTTATGGAAACATCCGAAATGATAGTATTGTTGCTTTTAATAATTATGAAGAAAGTACAATACTTATCAATAAAAGATCTCCCCTGATTATAAAAAAACGCAATAAAGAAAATACAGGGGTCGTTTTTTACCAATCAGACAATAAGCAGATGGCAAGAACAACAAGTACTGAACTTGATGCTGCGACAAATTATCTAATTCGGACAAAATTTGGAGTGTATAATATTAATCATCATAATATTGTTTACACTGATAAAGCTACTCAGGAAAAAAAATCTTTTTCACTGGCAAAAGCCAAGAAATATAATTTTTTCCTTTATAACGACATTCTTTGTATTACAGATCCATCAAATACAGAGACTCATTATATTTTCAGAGGGAAAGACTTTATTTCTAAAAAACCATCTATTCTTAATGATCCACAGACCAAAATATATTGGCAGCAGCTTACAGGCCAGGTTTTCCTTGTTAACAATGATCATATCTATAGTATTACAGGGTCTGAAAATAACCTGGAATTAAAATTTAAATTACTGACCCGGTATGACAAATTTGGAAATTACCGGTTCGGATGTATCTACTATGATGACAAATTTCAAAGGCTGTATTTAGGAAGTTCAGTAAAAGGTCTCAACATCTTACAATTGACACAGTTTCATACGGCACGGAAAAATATTCCTTTCATTGATGATGTAAGTTCTTCATCATTGCCTTTCAGCAGCAATACAATTATTGATGCACACGGCTATGAATATAATAGGGATGGAATGCTGAAGGCCCATAGATTTGGCTCTAATGATAAATATTTTATGTTTTACGATCCAAAAGGAAACATATTGTATAAGCATGATAATGTTATTTTCAGAAGGTATCGGTCTTCTGAGTATAAAGTGGCTGATTCTATCTCCTTTTCAGGAACTGCACTCAACGGCATTTTCAGTAGTGGCAATTTATTTGGAATTTCTAAAACGGATTATGCTAATTCTTTTTTGCATGTCTTCAACAACAGTGCTTTAAAAAGACCTAACGATATTTTCAAATTCAAAGGGGTTGTCAATTCATTTTTAAAGTATGGTGCAGATGGACTATTAGTGGGTTCCACCCATGGGCTTTACTACGTCTCTTTACGTGAAAAAAAAATAATACTGTTAAAAAATCTGAATGTCAAAAGTATTTTCACAACAAAAGATGGAAATACATGGATTACAACCAATAAAGAAGGCTTCTTTCTATTTAAGAATTCCCATCTGATAAAGATGCCTCTTGATCAACAGCAATATTTAGCTTCTGCTCATTTTATTGTAGATGATCCATTTGGTTTTTATTGGATATCATCAAACAACGGCCTTTTTAAGGTGCAAAAAAAACAACTCATTCAGGCATCAGCAAAAAAAAGTTCAAAAGTATTTTATTATCGCTTTACAAAAAACGATGGATTACTGACCAATGAATTCAATGGTGGATCGATGCCCAATGCATATTCACTCCAAAATAACGAAGTAATTTTTCCGTCCATGGAAGGATTTGTTTTTTTTGATCCCCAAAAGGTGCGTAGTTACTATCCTGATAGTGATAAGATTTTTATTGAAAGGGCCAGAATCAATAATCGTATTGTTTATTTTAAGAATCATCTTCTCCTGGAAAATGATTATAATTCAGCCGATATTTTTATTGATCTTCCTTATTTTGCGGATTCATCAAACCTGAGTGTAGAAGCGAAAATAGAAAATCAAGATCAAAATTGGCAAAAAATTGACTTGAAAGACCAGAGAAAGTTTACCATTAAAACCTTTGATCCCGGAGAATACACTCTGAAAATAAGAATATTAACTACTCCTGACGGAAATTACAAATATCATATCATCACTTTCAAAATCAAACCTCTTTTTTACCAGACAAAGGTCTTTAAAGCTGGAATGCTTGTGATATTACTTATAATAATCGTATTAATTGTAAGGATATTAACCCAATTTATCCGTAGAAGAAACAAGGTTTTAAAAACAAAAGTTTCCAACATCAGTATGGAATTGCAAGAGACTTCTCAACATCTTGAAAATGTAAAGAATCATATGTTAAAGGAATCCGAGTACCAGAAAAAGTTTGTAGATGCCATTAACCATGATATCACCACCCCGGTGAAATTCATAGCAATGTTAGCTCAAAAATTAAACGAAGAGGAAGATTTGAAAATTCAGAAAGAATATTTTGAAGGTATTCATCAGACTTCCGAAGAGCTCTATAAATTCACCCTGAATCTTAAAGAATATAACAATCTGTATACCGCAGAAATTTATACTCTGGAAGAATTTCCAATCCATGAAATATTTGAATCCAAGCAAAAATTATTCAACGAAATAGCAAAATTAAAAAATAACCACATTGAAATTCAGAACAAAAATACTATAACCTGCACTATAAATAAAAGCATCATAGCTTGTATTGTACACAATCTCATTGATAATGCAGTTAAATATTCTTCTGAAAGCATGATTTCCCTTAACGCAAAAGAAACAGCAGATAAAATTACAATAAAGATTGAGGATGAAGGTATTGGAATGTCACATGAACAGCTATCTTATTATAATGAGTTGTCTCGTAATAACGATGATGCAGCCATACAGTTTAAGCGTTATGGGCTGGGCCTTCATATGGTTATTAACCTTATTAAAAAGATAAATGCTGAGATAGAATTCAGAAAGAATACTCCCTCAGGTACAATCATTGAAATCAATATATACAATCAAAACCGATAA